The following is a genomic window from Citrifermentans bemidjiense Bem.
TCTACCCCGAAATGGCCGGGACGCAGGGAAGCTTCGACGACAGGTTCTCCTACCAGGTAGGCGACCCGTTCGACATCGCCGGGAATTTCCTGGCCGGCTCGCTGGACAACTCCGTAACCAGCGGGGGGGACGTGGCGGTCGCCATGGGATGGAGGTTCGACCTGCTGGCGGGGCAGACGGCGCAGGTGAGCTTCGGCGCGAGCGACATCCTTCCCCTGGGCCCCGGCTACATCTGGCACCACGACGCCGTGCTGCTCGAGCCCGACTTTCAGCAGCTCGAGTTGTTGCCTGACAGCATCATCTACTACGTGAGCTCATTGCGGATAGAAGATGCAGGCACAAATCCTGTTCCCGAACCGTCGACATTCATCCTTTTCGGATCGGCATTTTCTATTTTCGCAATCTATGCCAGGAAACGCAAAAAGATATAGTACCGGCAGTTGTTGATTACTCATAACCTGTTACTATCGTGTACCTAGAAAAGGCGGGATTCATCTTCCCGCCTTTTTTTTAACTGTATTGACAGATAGCTAGCTTTTATGAAAGATTGATTTAACCCAAAAATTATTGCCAGATAGGGACGAAACCATGCGCTCTGCAAGAAGACTGTTAGCCGCAGCCACCCTCGCTTTTGCCATGTCGACTTTATTGCCCGCTGCCGCGCCCGGGGCGCAGGCGCCTCAGCCCATCCCGGCGCCCCCCGTTCCCGAAAACCAGGCGCCGCTGCTGGCTCCCCCGGGCGAAATTTCCCGCGATTACGCCGTTCCTGCCATGCAAAAGGTGGCGCCGGGGAAGTACCGGCTGGGGGAGATCCTGATCGACAAGGCCGCCAGGAGCATCTCCTTTCCTGCCGAAGTGAACATGAAGCAGGGGCTTTTGGAGTACCTGCTAGTGAAAAGCGGCGGCAAGACCCACGAGAGCCTGTTGCGCACCAGGGTCCAGCCCTACCACCTGCAGCTGGCCTGTCTGCTGCTAGGCCTCGAAGGGGGGCGCAGGCCGCTGTCGGCCCAGGGGGCGGCCGAGACCCCGGACGGCGAGACGGTGGAGCTGTCGCTTGAGCTTTCCGACGGGAAGAGGGTGCAGACCGAACAGTGGATGATGCTCCTTTTGGCCGGGGAGCACAGGGACGTCCCGAAGCTGAAGTGGATCTTCACCGGGTCCATGGTGAGGGAGGGTGTCTTCGCCGCCCAAAGCGACGGTTCCATCGCCGCTTTGTACCACGACCCGGTGGCCATGATAGACAACAGCTCCCCGGAAGGGGCGAACGACGAGATATGGTACGCGAGGGAGAGCGCCGTCCCCCCCGTTGGGACGCCGGTGACCGTGCTCATCCACCTCTCCCCGTAACCAGGAGGGCTCGACATGAACTCCCGTATCATCACCTACTGCAGCAACATCCATCCGGGCGAATCCTGGGAGGAGACCTTCAGGGCCTTGCAGGAGCATGTTCCAAAGGTTAAACAGGCCGTCTCCCCAGATGCACGCTTTCCCATCGGGCTGCGCCTGTCGGCCCGCGCCGCCAGGGAACTCCTCGCCGCGGGGCGCGCCTCCTTCGCGAGCTGGCTGCGCCAGGAGGGGTGTTACGTCCCCACCATCAACGGCTTCGTATACGGCGCCTTCCACGGGGAGGCGGTGAAACACAAGGTCTATCTCCCCGACTGGCACAGCCGGGAGCGGGCCGAGTACACGAACCTTCTCGCCGACCTCCTGGCCGAGTGGCTCCCCGCGGGGATGACCGGCTCCATCTCCACAGTCCCCATCGGATTCAAGGCGAGCCTCTCCCCCGCCGAGTACCGGACCCGGGTGCTGCAGGTCCTCACGCACCTGGACTGCCTGAAGGAGGAGATGGGGGTCGACATCGTCCTCGCCCTGGAACCGGAGCCCGCTTGCGTTCTGGAGACGACGGCCGATCTGGTGCGTTTCGTGGAGGAGATGGATCTTCCCGCACGGCTTAGGGAGCGGGTCGGGATCTGCCTTGACTGCTGTCATCTGGCGCAGCAGTTCGAGGAGCCGGAATCTGCCCTGTCGCTTCTGGCGGACAGCGGCATCCGTCTGGGGAAGGTGCAGGTTTCCTCGGCGCTTTCCGCTGGGCATGGCGACCGCGCTGCGCTTTCTTCCTTCGCCGAGCCGTGCTATCTGCACCAGGTGGTGATCCGCGGCAAGGACGGCACGCTTATCCGCTACAACGACCTCCCCGCCGCCTTAGAGCAGCACCGAGGGGAG
Proteins encoded in this region:
- a CDS encoding YdjY domain-containing protein, which codes for MRSARRLLAAATLAFAMSTLLPAAAPGAQAPQPIPAPPVPENQAPLLAPPGEISRDYAVPAMQKVAPGKYRLGEILIDKAARSISFPAEVNMKQGLLEYLLVKSGGKTHESLLRTRVQPYHLQLACLLLGLEGGRRPLSAQGAAETPDGETVELSLELSDGKRVQTEQWMMLLLAGEHRDVPKLKWIFTGSMVREGVFAAQSDGSIAALYHDPVAMIDNSSPEGANDEIWYARESAVPPVGTPVTVLIHLSP
- the eboE gene encoding metabolite traffic protein EboE, which gives rise to MNSRIITYCSNIHPGESWEETFRALQEHVPKVKQAVSPDARFPIGLRLSARAARELLAAGRASFASWLRQEGCYVPTINGFVYGAFHGEAVKHKVYLPDWHSRERAEYTNLLADLLAEWLPAGMTGSISTVPIGFKASLSPAEYRTRVLQVLTHLDCLKEEMGVDIVLALEPEPACVLETTADLVRFVEEMDLPARLRERVGICLDCCHLAQQFEEPESALSLLADSGIRLGKVQVSSALSAGHGDRAALSSFAEPCYLHQVVIRGKDGTLIRYNDLPAALEQHRGEGGDEWRCHFHVPVFLQEAGALGTTRGFAEKLLPLLDRDVLLEVETYSWGVLPPQLRSEDLSSSIIREIQWLQGSVNATDCRP
- a CDS encoding PEP-CTERM sorting domain-containing protein, encoding MKKMITLMICTLLLLAATSAQALVVSNSSTYLNEITPSGDALGPEVFAGLGTFSRSYSAAGSYNILAFIDNDLDVQLTGFYPEMAGTQGSFDDRFSYQVGDPFDIAGNFLAGSLDNSVTSGGDVAVAMGWRFDLLAGQTAQVSFGASDILPLGPGYIWHHDAVLLEPDFQQLELLPDSIIYYVSSLRIEDAGTNPVPEPSTFILFGSAFSIFAIYARKRKKI